From one Rosa rugosa chromosome 4, drRosRugo1.1, whole genome shotgun sequence genomic stretch:
- the LOC133707089 gene encoding immune-associated nucleotide-binding protein 9-like, producing the protein MMDGSSIDVDQELPFSNAACTVVLVGRTGNGKSATGNSILGKKAFNAKRSSSAVTTTTELKTAILRDGQQINVIDTPGLFDNSAKSDFIGKEIVQSIKLAKDGIHAVLVVLSTKTRLSEEEESAIRSLETLFGSKIFDYMIVVFTGGDELEENDLTLEDYLGRDCPEPLKEILGLCGNRCVLFDNKTKDESKRVEQVQQLLSLVNSVIAQNGGRPYTDEIFAEVKKGAMELSDQQEGVASLKGYSKQEISHLNEQIHLAHDQQLKQITEMLELKMRVNAMTLEQKLADEHAARLRAELQIAQEAQQRSENEIRGLRYDPHAEKRICDGNGRGRIGLRDICAIL; encoded by the exons ATGATGGATGGAAGTTCAATTGATGTTGACCAGGAACTTCCCTTTTCTAATGCTGCTTGCACTGTGGTCTTAGTTGGACGCACTGGTAATGGAAAAAGTGCAACAGGCAACAGCATTCTTGGCAAAAAAGCCTTCAATGCCAAGCGTAGCTCTAGTGCTGTGACGACCACTACTGAATTAAAGACTGCTATCTTGAGAGATGGACAACAAATTAATGTTATAGACACTCCTG GTCTTTTTGATAATTCTGCCAAATCAGACTTCATTGGCAAAGAAATTGTCCAAAGCATTAAATTGGCCAAGGATGGAATCCATGCTGTTCTTGTGGTTCTCTCAACTAAAACTCGCTTATCTGAAGAAGAGGAGTCTGCAATCCGTAGCTTGGAAACTCTATTTGGAAGTAAAATCTTTGACTATATGATTGTTGTCTTTACGGGAGGAGATGAGTTGGAAGAAAATGATCTGACTTTGGAAGATTATTTGGGTCGTGATTGCCCAGAGCCTTTGAAG GAAATCCTTGGTCTGTGTGGAAATCGTTGTGTGCTTTTTGATAACAAGACTAAGGATGAAAGCAAGAGGGTCGAACAAGTGCAGCAACTTCTCTCACTTGTAAACTCGGTTATAGCACAGAATGGTGGACGGCCATACACGGATGAGATATTTGCTGAAGTTAAG AAAGGGGCTATGGAACTTAGTGATCAACAAGAAGGGGTTGCTTCTTTAAAGGGGTATTCAAAGCAAGAAATATCTCATTTGAATGAGCAGATACATCTTGCACATGATCAGCAGCTTAAACAAATTACTGAGATG CTTGAGTTAAAGATGAGAGTGAATGCTATGACGCTTGAACAAAAGTTAGCAGATGAACATGCTGCACGACTAAGAGCAGAACTGCAGATCGCCCAAGAGGCTCAACAAAGGTCTGAGAATGAGATCCGAGGGCTTAGATATGATCCACATGCAGAGAAGCGGATATGCGATGGAAACGGCAGAGGCCGCATAGGCCTCAGAGACATATGTGCTATTCTTTAA